From Candidatus Poribacteria bacterium, a single genomic window includes:
- a CDS encoding CehA/McbA family metallohydrolase, producing MLLSVFISVGFTDELGLVTEVEFQPLAAATQRLIEALDYLGSPLSEDDLSAIEKALVSEDHKQAVIDIQKILDPHCLAGVNINPESRVKVKEGPVKKELMQQGWRTFLVKAHNEAGVTAPLAAESENAAPLYKRSTGSPDPEMTVPKSEIPHRFLDIAVYSNPPLKAGLSGLELEYRVIQLYSRDAGKREATLGFNVGQGTQDIGFRGEVPILFDCVPAVKVTLEVFDFDGKSTTAAFIIRDELNRVYPSRGRRLAPDFFFHNQIYRHSGESVLLPPGNYTVEYTRGPEYKVKTQAVTVPNAETHQETFHLERWIHIAAEGWRSGDHHVHAAGCAHYESPTEGVTPEDMMRHILGEDLNVGCVLSWGPCWYFQKQFFDGKVHELSTDDYVMRYDVEVSGFPSSHAGHLSLLGLTEDDYKGVERIEEWPSWDLPVLQWAKEQGAVTGFSHSGWGLKVDGDELPNYNMPPFDGIGANEYIVDVVHDAVDFISTVDTPSVWELNIWYHTLNCGFRTRISGETDFPCIYGERVGLGRIYVKMPAGPLNFDAWAAGLKDGRSYVGDGKSHLLDFTVGGVPVGEKTPTGELSQLNLEAPSTVTITARVAARLNETPNLEIKNRALDQQPYWDVERARIAESQKVPVELIVNGQAVETQEIVADGEVVPVQFETSIDRSSWVALRIFPSSHTNPVFVIVDGKPIRASRRSAQWCLEAVEVCWNQKVNRIREEEREAAREAYNVASRTYQKILEESDVD from the coding sequence ATGTTGCTCTCAGTTTTTATTTCCGTAGGTTTCACCGATGAGTTGGGACTCGTCACTGAGGTGGAATTTCAACCTTTAGCAGCAGCAACACAGCGGCTTATTGAGGCGTTGGATTATCTCGGTTCACCGCTGTCTGAGGACGACCTTTCAGCAATTGAGAAAGCGTTGGTGTCGGAAGACCATAAACAAGCAGTTATTGACATTCAAAAAATTCTTGATCCGCACTGTTTGGCTGGTGTCAATATCAATCCTGAGAGTCGTGTGAAGGTTAAAGAAGGCCCCGTAAAGAAAGAACTGATGCAACAGGGTTGGCGGACCTTTTTAGTCAAGGCACACAATGAGGCGGGTGTGACGGCACCGTTAGCAGCAGAGAGTGAAAACGCCGCACCGCTTTATAAACGTTCCACTGGAAGTCCTGACCCGGAGATGACTGTCCCTAAAAGCGAAATTCCACATCGGTTTCTGGATATTGCAGTCTATTCCAATCCACCTTTGAAAGCTGGTCTATCGGGATTAGAACTGGAGTATCGTGTCATTCAACTCTACAGCCGTGATGCGGGCAAACGAGAAGCAACGTTGGGTTTCAACGTCGGTCAAGGGACGCAGGACATCGGCTTCCGCGGTGAAGTGCCGATCCTATTTGATTGTGTGCCAGCGGTAAAGGTAACCTTGGAAGTGTTTGACTTCGACGGAAAGTCTACAACCGCGGCTTTTATCATTCGCGACGAGTTGAACCGGGTGTATCCCTCGCGTGGACGCAGACTCGCACCGGATTTCTTCTTTCATAACCAAATCTATCGGCATAGTGGCGAATCCGTCCTCCTGCCACCGGGCAACTATACTGTCGAATACACGCGGGGACCGGAATATAAAGTAAAAACCCAAGCCGTTACCGTGCCGAATGCTGAGACGCATCAAGAGACCTTTCATCTCGAAAGATGGATCCATATTGCAGCAGAAGGTTGGCGTTCTGGCGACCATCATGTACACGCCGCGGGTTGCGCACACTACGAAAGTCCCACCGAAGGTGTTACGCCTGAAGATATGATGCGCCACATTCTCGGAGAAGACCTCAATGTAGGGTGTGTGCTCTCGTGGGGTCCCTGCTGGTATTTTCAGAAGCAGTTTTTTGATGGCAAGGTTCACGAACTCTCAACCGATGATTACGTGATGCGCTACGATGTAGAAGTTTCGGGGTTTCCCTCCTCACACGCTGGACATCTCTCATTACTGGGGTTGACTGAAGATGACTACAAAGGTGTTGAACGGATTGAAGAGTGGCCCAGTTGGGACCTCCCCGTCCTCCAGTGGGCAAAGGAACAGGGCGCGGTAACAGGCTTCAGCCACAGCGGTTGGGGTTTGAAAGTGGATGGCGACGAACTCCCCAATTACAACATGCCACCTTTCGATGGCATCGGTGCAAACGAATACATCGTCGATGTTGTTCATGATGCCGTTGATTTCATCTCTACGGTAGACACACCGTCTGTTTGGGAACTGAATATCTGGTATCACACACTGAATTGTGGGTTCCGTACGCGAATCAGTGGTGAGACGGATTTTCCCTGTATCTACGGCGAGCGCGTCGGGTTAGGTCGTATCTATGTGAAAATGCCTGCCGGTCCTCTCAATTTTGACGCGTGGGCAGCAGGATTGAAAGATGGGCGTTCCTATGTTGGAGATGGTAAAAGTCATCTGTTAGACTTTACCGTCGGTGGCGTACCCGTTGGGGAAAAGACACCCACTGGAGAGCTTAGCCAGTTGAATTTGGAAGCACCCAGCACGGTAACGATCACGGCTCGCGTCGCTGCACGACTTAACGAAACGCCTAACCTTGAGATAAAGAACCGCGCTTTGGATCAACAGCCGTATTGGGACGTTGAGCGTGCCCGCATTGCGGAAAGCCAGAAGGTGCCTGTTGAACTCATTGTCAACGGTCAGGCAGTTGAGACGCAAGAAATTGTCGCTGATGGTGAAGTCGTCCCCGTTCAATTTGAGACATCTATCGACAGATCGAGCTGGGTCGCGCTCCGTATCTTCCCATCGTCCCATACGAATCCGGTTTTTGTCATTGTAGACGGTAAACCGATCCGCGCAAGTCGCAGAAGTGCGCAATGGTGCTTGGAGGCTGTGGAGGTCTGCTGGAACCAGAAGGTCAATCGCATCCGAGAAGAAGAACGCGAGGCCGCTCGCGAAGCATACAACGTAGCATCGCGGACATATCAGAAAATTCTTGAAGAATCTGATGTAGATTGA
- a CDS encoding 5'-methylthioadenosine/S-adenosylhomocysteine nucleosidase, protein MSVKLCIMTAYADETLALLNVLGQGVGDSVDWNSRLQFEWIDGDTKWVVMQSGMGKVRAASMCQMIIDMYQVETFFEFGFAGGLVDTLNIGDIVVITGVSEHDVPNRPEIQREQETWRERLFQTSASSISKFATTLSTNPNATITKSSVICGDMDIYNREVRNRIAKESGAVAVNWESSAIVDVCAINNVKYVGIRIISDLCVEEDSGPIPEERVALLHKSTTAYVKTLMDLIQKT, encoded by the coding sequence GTGAGCGTAAAACTATGTATCATGACAGCTTACGCCGATGAAACCTTGGCACTTCTCAACGTCTTGGGGCAGGGTGTTGGTGATTCAGTTGATTGGAACAGTAGACTGCAGTTTGAATGGATAGATGGAGACACAAAATGGGTCGTCATGCAGTCGGGCATGGGCAAAGTGCGTGCAGCGTCGATGTGCCAGATGATAATAGACATGTATCAAGTAGAGACCTTCTTTGAGTTCGGATTTGCAGGGGGTTTAGTCGATACCTTGAATATCGGAGACATTGTAGTAATTACCGGTGTCTCTGAACATGACGTGCCAAATAGACCTGAAATTCAGCGTGAACAAGAGACGTGGCGAGAACGTTTGTTTCAGACTTCTGCATCGTCAATAAGTAAATTTGCAACGACGCTATCAACCAATCCCAATGCTACGATTACAAAATCCTCTGTGATTTGCGGTGATATGGACATATATAATCGTGAGGTGAGGAACAGGATTGCCAAAGAGAGTGGAGCCGTCGCAGTCAATTGGGAGTCCTCGGCGATTGTAGATGTCTGTGCGATTAATAACGTCAAATATGTTGGCATCCGCATCATATCCGACCTGTGTGTTGAAGAGGATAGCGGACCTATTCCTGAAGAGAGAGTTGCACTCTTGCACAAATCCACAACTGCGTACGTAAAGACTTTAATGGACCTCATCCAGAAAACTTAA